One Manihot esculenta cultivar AM560-2 chromosome 18, M.esculenta_v8, whole genome shotgun sequence genomic window carries:
- the LOC110606307 gene encoding LOW QUALITY PROTEIN: protein NUCLEAR FUSION DEFECTIVE 4 (The sequence of the model RefSeq protein was modified relative to this genomic sequence to represent the inferred CDS: inserted 1 base in 1 codon) codes for MTSPRARQWLSLVGIIWLQSVNGTNTNFPAYSSQLKQLLSMSQLQLNNLAFASDAGKIFGFFSGIAAFYLPLWLVLLIGSTLGLIGYGVQYLFLTSYISSLSYTHIFLLTVVAGNSICWINTVCYVVAIRNFPFDRQLAVGLSTSYQGLSAKIYTVLVDALFFSFPDKRAKAYLLLNSILPFLVSVLAAPVVRDVVDIENSKNMKSGFMVMFIITIVTGIFAVITSLKSMASGLSPLVNAIGVVGFLLAPLVIPLAVKIREVLAAKWMLNREAKVHTFTAEENDDAERMESGVKEGDDTREAIEVGVKEEIGVKLMLTRLNFWLYFFVYLCGATLGLVYLNNLGQIAESRGCSGTSSLVSLSSSFGFFGRLIPSLVDYFFPRRKHLISRPTSIAALMTPMAGAFFFLLNKSNISLYISTAVIGICTGAITCISVSTTTELFGTKNFSINHNLVVANIPIGSFXFGYFSALVYHKEGNEDGKCMGMQCYRTTFIIWGSLCFLGSTLALILYARMRKFYSKVNH; via the exons ATGACTTCTCCTAGAGCTCGCCAATGGCTAAGCCTTGTGGGTATCATATGGCTACAATCAGTAAATGGAACAAACACAAATTTTCCTGCATATTCATCCCAACTCAAACAGCTTCTCTCCATGTCTCAATTACAGCTTAACAATCTTGCTTTTGCCTCAGATGCTGGGAAAATTTTTGGTTTCTTTTCAGGCATCGCTGCTTTTTATCTTCCCTTATGGCTTGTTCTCTTGATCGGTTCTACTCTTGGTTTGATCGGTTATGGAGTTCAATATCTCTTCTTAACAAGTTATATTTCTTCTCTTTCCTATACCCATATCTTCTTACTCACTGTTGTAGCAGGAAACAGCATCTGTTGGATCAACACAGTTTGCTATGTAGTTGCCATTCGCAATTTCCCATTTGATCGGCAGCTCGCCGTGGGATTATCCACCAGCTATCAAGGATTAAGTGCTAAGATATATACAGTACTCGTTGATGCTTTGTTCTTTTCTTTCCCTGACAAAAGAGCTAAAGCCTATCTTCTTCTTAACTCCATCTTACCATTTCTGGTTAGTGTTTTAGCTGCACCAGTAGTCAGAGATGTTGTTGATATTGAAAATAGCAAGAACATGAAAAGTGGGTTCATGGTAATGTTTATTATAACAATAGTCACTGGAATTTTTGCTGTGATCACGAGTTTGAAGTCCATGGCAAGTGGGTTGTCTCCTTTGGTTAATGCAATTGGTGTTGTGGGATTTCTCTTGGCTCCCCTTGTAATCCCTTTGGCAGTGAAGATCAGAGAAGTTTTAGCAGCAAAATGGATGTTAAACAGAGAAGCAAAGGTGCATACTTTTACTGCAGAAGAGAATGATGATGCAGAAAGAATGGAGAGTGGGGTGAAAGAAGGAGATGACACAAGGGAAGCCATTGAAGTCGGTgtgaaggaagaaattggagtgAAATTAATGTTAACGAGGTTGAATTTTTGGTTATATTTCTTTGTATATTTATGTGGTGCAACACTTGGGcttgtgtatttgaacaaccttgGACAAATAGCCGAGTCTCGTGGATGTTCAGGAACTTCTTCTCTGGTTTCTTTGTCTTCCTCATTTGGCTTCTTTGGTCGTCTCATTCCATCTCTGGTGGACTACTTCTTCCCAAG GAGGAAGCACTTGATTTCAAGACCAACTTCTATAGCTGCACTAATGACTCCAATGGCTGgagctttcttctttcttctaaaCAAATCCAACATCTCTCTCTACATCAGCACAGCTGTTATTGGTATCTGTACAGGAGCAATTACTTGTATTTCAGTATCAACAACAACTGAGCTATTTGGGACCAAGAATTTCAGCATCAACCATAATCTTGTGGTTGCTAATATCCCAATTGGTTCCT TTTTTGGCTATTTTTCTGCTCTTGTTTATCACAAGGAAGGTAATGAAGATGGAAAATGCATGGGGATGCAATGCTATAGAACCACTTTCATTATCTGGGGTTCACTTTGTTTTCTTGGCTCTACCTTGGCTTTAATTCTATATGCTCGGATGCGAAAGTTCTACTCGAAAGTAAATCATTGA